One Drosophila santomea strain STO CAGO 1482 chromosome 4, Prin_Dsan_1.1, whole genome shotgun sequence DNA window includes the following coding sequences:
- the LOC120454829 gene encoding uncharacterized protein LOC120454829, which translates to MLQPREDNEISDIYNKKCDISTFTRRMIYSTYYHLIMFTTILLTMVHIETSQAINQSYHVSPTPSLPAITGDDITTVLLVNNESGHVADFHGRFLTVRPEIGVLTSTARTFIQDGITTEFATKILGTTLNNGRLYAQYLKKSSRVLYENENLAPSVVTSWVGEEASLQTPLFLQSHNDLFNFDDSDWQSIDDSIGVHQREFVGNTDFVIEQSTKIKDLEAPALQDEKIITSMEYDCNDTLKIDLKKKDEMNRLREVLSIKHLQTYTVNRPDGSFTTLTLNQFEIDPHVPIKEIKYERLMQPHTEKNMEDHNQKNRSARKQILATVTYYGFADFTTIVGDSVIVFSPSTTKSSLHYGHVTSITGKPTLHHDSIPQEIVQTIEKAERTLTMGTSSQKYADLGSDISASEIFNQNYSKNLFDLKPNNPSTTFAFNLFDEKQDASSVLSKEIVPLVSNPIKDLISPSNVTNAILKEETKQLEPSITKHEGATTVFIDDDPFTSFDRIIDSPSLKLDSANQIKSIKLNQISKSDKIHETVTHQTNINITNSSLDINQVFETSNENRNIEELCNHTTSQVFLTQMTKANKTNKENSGRDTIVINANPLRAYEIVETTKYYCIQASQSKQNQELNIISVSHDTVTKSSGEFISTNLIDTDIDETTVQDLQEYEVTAENEYESEDEEYESVSDEVDLIYKTLYTTYTYLTTFFEGSRTTISSHTEVLTNIVSSTFLPESKLKSNTLNYIEETQISGTAFSQKYTIPDEIASLLSQESKVNTAESSKQMMTTYLDDLKYTKTLFTTYTYYTSIFTNNETAVQSRTEIVSNYITNNEPNYQTNIISISNSKTTTKTFLKSLYSLVDNKIYDVENTTFGIRVNSSIVSDLSPASFINQNFPEDQVSSESNTEEIIPSATFLLQTSFTTFTFYTTMYVGDETSIISRHETVTNVATETLQPTKLISVEDSSFPITYFTTFTYWTKLARDGEITTLSREETLSNVIQHSNGTTLAVNDKSLLADEVSSWSTATDSNTQNNQDSKSDITTFYTTYTYYTTSYDVNATLIDSRLETITNIMTSKEMSNPMEVTDATMIKPSQPIANFENPIETHNPNVVLYDFKQIIDAEKISTLYFTTEIVSSINSEGHDIKVTSSTSRLHVDQSKKSNLPIFGNILDDGLSSINLYKTGLVRLIEGKRIQNSTTTLYQSRVIGTVIDNRYAQIIESTSSFFFDKTMSDHILLPTSIKISDMNTKNVDLIEIIESTKSENDKTAVAYKPLTNSNPELVNIDGISNHSPQNAKRPFAPVIRPFASRNRPTFAPKQKTLVPSSATIITRSDITPTITATPALKSTGRYATSRRGIISNVPINSNEPNLSQSQLSRRLFGRPSKSSSDLIEANGTLQSSNAFLPSKTRFASAFRPIVSSRRQNINISYRSSSFPVFRGSGVITNSRLRIKPTSSGLVSIYRPTQSTTIVAESSSEGSDEENISTDEVVNVEEGINNNNNSPLLRFRRPINSPSGFTPQIRQTGNSPAVSLRRNPLSPRPKTTSSTTTTTAKPRARSFQRPIGPHPRSRPQNTLFPPRSLFQSQLNNENLKAVRTNDSVFNNDFEYEGVEEQDEMNDEIIHRRKRSNKNAAFFTTRYRVRRQADTVRRNRFRFRRQNQTVTTKVESKLMDSDDNTETILTHRDKSSSRFGSRFHSPQSHQLYTQASTVDSTTGTNHRSIRPSRPTTKRPQFTLREKDANLKGTASNNFRRQPASGNSSKRRPVGNSGSSNSRRLKSYANYNKNNLDNGRQSTSSRSRNLNSNTLNRGRSRGRNRIEYASDLQSVENELQSITVTHFIPSEVAVPVVNGHVTEYKNIVTAKSSTEIVGPNEFAVVLGTNGISSTYLNRETSIINIAGATEQTKYLLHESITSSVTFTPTTIRGRKTSFSHIIPSTAYSVEYIVTTIQPQITENAPLANILLSQLLLGNLNLPAHPLIGAVGQQNVPSAAIPTSVEPITEYRTHTSTYVTTIFDGKSTILPVTFQGKKILTTVYDTTAQTITATEYSVDTIINTIPSVQSVHTVGPAANVNNLLLQHLLIQQQQESLAQAISNTTPSQVLLGENLQILDDGTRSSIKSDAIDIIEYDSDLVSVSNEPQVTKSHRKKSRKTSSGSKRSKHQEPSVITLYVSGRRPGEFSTVLSTVRSDYDHSVSLQKRHAILEIQPTNSMNYVSNTEKSKNMIEKNVILKDLRSSLTNEFGFNEFTDQTASLESIVGDVHLWFANSNGQSTTMTTSIKSVVI; encoded by the exons ATCAGTCTTATCATGTGAGTCCGACACCAAGTTTGCCAGCAATAACCGGGGATG ATATTACCACGGTACTCTTGGTAAATAACGAATCTGGGCATGTGGCCGATTTTCATGGAAGGTTCTTAACAGTCCGCCCAGAAATAGGTGTTTTAACATCAACTGCCAGAACATTTATTCAGGACGGAATAACAACAGAATTTGCCACCAAGATTTTGGGGACTACTTTAAATAATGGTCGCCTTTACGCACAATACCTAAAAAAGAGTTCGAGAGTTCTTtatgaaaacgaaaatttaGCCCCTTCTGTGGTTACTAGTTGGGTAGGTGAAGAAGCTTCTCTTCAAACACCGCTATTCTTACAAAGCCACAACGATCTTTTTAACTTTGATGACTCTGACTGGCAGAGTATTGACGACAGTATAGGTGTTCATCAGCGAGAGTTCGTGGGTAATACGGATTTTGTGATCGAGCAaagcacaaaaataaaagatttaGAAGCTCCCGCTTTGCAagatgaaaaaataataacatctATGGAATATGACTGCAACGATACGTTGAAGATTGACTTAAAAAAGAAAGATGAAATGAATAGATTGAGAGAGGTTTTATCAATTAAACATTTGCAGACATATACAGTTAATAGGCCTGACGGTAGTTTTACTACTTTGACGTTAAACCAATTCGAGATCGACCCACATGTTCCAATTAAAGAAATCAAATATGAACGCCTGATGCAACCGcatacagaaaaaaatatgGAAGATCATAACCAAAAAAATCGATCCGCCCGCAAGCAAATCTTAGCTACCGTTACGTATTACGGCTTCGCTGATTTTACCACCATTGTCGGTGATAGCGTAATAGTTTTTTCTCCTAGTACTACAAAAAGCAGCCTGCATTACGGACACGTTACATCAATAACAGGCAAGCCCACTTTACATCATGATTCAATTCCCCAAGAAATCGTTCAGACTATTGAAAAAGCTGAGAGAACTTTAACAATGGGTACTAGTTCCCAAAAATATGCAGATTTAGGGTCTGATATTAGTGcaagtgaaatatttaatcaaaattattcgaaaaacttatttgatttgaAACCTAACAACCCGTCAACTACATTTGCCTTCAATTTATTTGACGAAAAGCAGGATGCCAGTTCGGTGTTATCTAAAGAAATAGTTCCATTGGTCTCCAATCCTATTAAGGATCTTATATCACCCTCTAATGTTACTAACGCTATATTGAAAGAAGAAACGAAGCAGCTTGAACCTAGCATTACAAAGCATGAAGGCGCTACAACTGTGTTTATTGATGATGATCCCTTCACTAGTTTTGATAGGATTATTGATTCACCGAGCTTAAAATTGGATTCCGCTAACCAAATAAAATCTATTAAACTTAATCAAATATCAAAGAGTGATAAAATCCATGAGACCGTGACACATCAAACTAATATAAACATTACAAACAGCAGCTTGGATATTAATCAAGTGTTTGAAACAAGTAATGAAAATCGTAACATTGAGGAATTATGCAACCATACAACTTCACAAGTTTTCCTTACTCAAATGActaaggcaaacaaaacaaacaaggaAAATAGTGGTAGGGATACCATTGTTATTAATGCTAATCCACTTCGTGCTTACGAAATTGTAGAGACTACCAAATATTATTGCATACAAGCTTcacaatcaaaacaaaaccaagAATTAAATATCATCAGTGTTTCCCACGATACTGTTACTAAGTCGAGTGGAGAATTCATATCAACTAATTTAATAGATACTGACATAGACGAAACAACGGTTCAAGATTTACAGGAATATGAGGTGACCGCAGAAAACGAATATGAAAGCGAAGATGAAGAATATGAAAGTGTTAGTGATGAAGTTGACCTAATATATAAAACCCTATATACAACTTATACTTACTTAACCACATTCTTTGAAGGGTCTAGAACTACCATATCTAGCCACACTGAAGTTTTAACAAACATCGTTTCCTCAACATTTTTGCCtgaaagtaaattaaaatccaacactttaaattatatagagGAAACCCAGATTTCTGGGACTGCATTTTCGCAGAAGTATACTATACCGGATGAAATTGCTAGTCTATTATCCCAGGAAAGTAAAGTAAATACCGCTGAGAGTTCTAAACAGATGATGACCACCTATCTCGACGATTTAAAATATACTAAGACCTTGTTTACAACGTATACATATTATACATCGATTTTTACAAATAACGAAACTGCCGTACAATCACGAACAGAGATTGTCAGCAATTATATTACCAACAATGAGCCAAACTATCAAACTAATATTATAAGTATCAGCAATTCCAAAACTacaacaaaaacttttttaaaatcTCTGTATTCTTTAGTAGATAATAAAATCTATGACGTAGAAAACACGACATTTGGAATAAGAGTAAACTCGAGCATTGTAAGTGATTTAAGTCCCGCTAGTTTTATTAACCAAAATTTCCCTGAAGACCAAGTAAGTTCGGAAAGTAACACAGAGGAGATTATACCGTCAGCAACGTTTCTTCTACAAACCAGTTTTacaacatttacattttatacaaCCATGTATGTAGGGGATGAAACAAGTATTATAAGTCGACATGAGACTGTTACCAATGTAGCTACCGAAACTTTGCAGCCCACAAAATTAATAAGTGTAGAGGATTCCTCTTTCCCGATTACTTATTTTACAACATTTACTTATTGGACAAAGTTGGCTAGAGATGGGGAGATTACAACATTAAGCAGAGAGGAAACGTTATCCAATGTAATACAACACAGTAATGGTACAACTTTGGCCGTTAACGATAAGTCATTATTAGCAGATGAGGTGTCAAGTTGGTCGACCGCGACTGATAGCAATACCCAAAATAATCAGGATTCCAAATCTGACATTACCACATTCTATacaacatatacatattatactACTTCGTACGACGTTAATGCGACTTTAATTGATTCGCGTCTCGAAACCATTACCAATATAATGACATCCAAAGAAATGTCTAATCCGATGGAAGTCACAGATGCAACCATGATCAAACCAAGTCAGCCCATTGCTAATTTTGAAAATCCAATCGAAACCCATAATCCGAATGTTGTTTTGTAtgattttaagcaaataattGATGCTGAAAAAATAAGTACTTTGTATTTTACAACGGAAATTGTGTCGTCAATAAATAGTGAGGGACATGATATTAAAGTAACCAGTAGCACATCAAGGTTACACGTTGACCAGTCGAAAAAATCTAACTTGCCCATCTTTGGCAACATCCTTGATGACGGCTTATCAAgcataaatttgtataaaacgGGCTTAGTAAGGCTTATTGAAGGAAAACGCATACAAAATAGTACAACCACCTTATACCAGTCTCGAGTTATAGGAACTGTAATAGACAATCGATACGCGCAGATAATTGAAAGTACATCTAGTTTTTTCTTTGACAAAACAATGTCTGACCATATTTTGCTCCCGACAAGCATTAAAATTTCTGATATGAATACTAAAAATGTTGacttaattgaaataatagAATCTACCAAAAGTGAAAATGATAAAACAGCTGTTGCTTATAAACCCCTGACAAACAGTAATCCAGAATTGGTTAACATTGACGGGATATCAAATCATTCAccacaaaatgcaaaacgacCGTTTGCACCAGTAATTCGGCCGTTTGCCTCAAGAAACCGGCCCACATTCgcaccaaaacaaaaaacactaGTCCCTAGTAGCGCTACTATTATTACAAGATCCGACATCACACCTACTATAACGGCAACACCTGCGTTAAAATCAACAGGTAGATATGCCACATCTCGTAGGGGTATTATTTCTAATGTTCCAATAAATTCCAACGAGCCTAACTTATCGCAGAGTCAGTTATCCAGGCGCCTGTTTGGGCGACCAAGTAAGTCATCGTCAGATTTAATCGAAGCGAATGGTACTCTTCAGTCTAGCAACGCATTTTTACCATCAAAGACCCGGTTTGCTTCAGCTTTTCGCCCCATCGTTAGTTCCaggcgacaaaatattaatatttcttatCGATCATCAAGTTTTCCTGTGTTTCGTGGGTCTGGAGTTATAACCAACTCAAGGTTACGCATAAAGCCAACTAGCTCAGGGCTAGTATCAATCTATAGACCGACACAGTCCACAACGATCGTTGCGGAGTCAAGCTCGGAAGGTAGCGATGAAGAGAATATCTCAACCGATGAAGTAGTGAATGTGGAAGAAGGaatcaataacaataacaacagccCGTTACTGCGCTTTCGTCGGCCCATAAATTCGCCCAGTGGATTTACTCCTCAAATTCGACAGACTGGCAATTCGCCAGCAGTTTCGCTCAGACGAAACCCGCTATCACCCCGACCAAAAACTACAAGTagtacaacaacaacgactGCCAAGCCAAGGGCGCGTAGTTTTCAGCGACCTATTGGTCCTCATCCAAGATCAAGACCACAAAACACACTTTTTCCGCCAAGAAGCCTTTTTCAAAGTCAGCTAAACAATGAAAACCTTAAGGCAGTTAGGACAAACGATAGTGTATTTAACAATGATTTTGAATATGAAGGTGTCGAGGAACAAGATGAAATGAATGATGAAATTATTCATCGAAGAAAGCGGTCTAATAAAAATGCTGCTTTTTTCACCACTAGATATCGAGTGCGTCGGCAAGCGGATACAGTAAGGAGAAATAGATTCAGATTTCGTCGACAAAACCAGACAGTAACTACCAAAGTTGAGTCAAAGCTTATGGACTCCGACGATAATACTGAGACTATCTTGACCCATCGCGATAAGTCTAGTTCTAGATTTGGATCAAGATTTCATTCTCCCCAGTCACATCAACTATACACGCAGGCATCAACCGTAGACTCAACAACAGGAACCAATCATAGATCGATTCGCCCAAGCAGACCGACAACAAAGCGACCACAATTTACGTTGAGAGAGAAAGATGCTAATTTAAAAGGCACTGCATCTAATAACTTTCGACGTCAACCAGCAAGTGGAAATTCTTCAAAAAGACGCCCTGTTGGGAATTCTGGAAGTTCAAATAGTCGTAGACTAAAAAGCTATGCAAactataacaaaaataatttagatAACGGGCGACAATCCACTTCATCCCGTTCACGAAACTTGAATTCTAATACATTAAATAGAGGAAGAAGTCGTGGTcgaaatcgaatcgaataCGCATCTGATTTACAATCCGTGGAAAATGAACTTCAAAGTATCACAGTTACACATTTTATACCATCTGAGGTCGCAGTACCTGTAGTAAACGGACATGTAACTGAGTACAAAAACATTGTCACTGCTAAATCAAGCACCGAGATTGTGGGTCCAAATGAGTTTGCAGTAGTATTAGGTACAAACGGGATCAGTTCCACATATCTAAATCGAGAAACGTCTATTATAAATATTGCTGGGGCTAccgaacaaacaaaatatttattgcatgAATCTATCACAAGTTCTGTAACTTTTACACCAACCACTATTCGAGGAAGAAAGACATCCTTTTCACATATTATTCCATCTACAGCGTATTCTGTAGAGTACATTGTAACTACAATACAGCCTCAAATTACTGAAAACGCACCGCTTGCCAACATTTTACTTTCCCAATTGCTTTTAGGAAACTTAAATTTACCTGCTCATCCCTTGATTGGGGCTGTCGGACAACAAAACGTCCCATCCGCTGCAATTCCCACATCTGTTGAGCCTATCACTGAGTATCGAACCCACACTTCCACATATGTTACTACAATATTCGACGGGAAGTCTACTATTCTTCCAGTAACATTTCAAGGAAAAAAGATTTTAACTACTGTTTATGACACTACCGCACAGACTATAACAGCTACAGAATATAGTGTGGATACCATAATTAACACTATCCCATCAGTTCAAAGTGTGCATACTGTTGGACCGGCGGCTAatgtaaataatttgttattgcAGCACTTACTTattcagcaacagcaggagtCACTCGCCCAAGCTATATCAAATACTACACCGTCACAAGTATTGTTAGGTGAAAACCTGCAAATTTTGGACGATGGGACTCGGTCTTCAATAAAATCGGATGCCATCGACATTATTGAATATGATTCGGATTTGGTGTCGGTCAGTAATGAGCCTCAAGTAACCAAAAGCCATCGAAAAAAATCACGAAAAACAAGCAGTGGCAGTAAGAGAAGTAAGCATCAGGAACCCAGTGTAATAACACTTTATGTATCGGGCCGCAGACCCGGCGAATTCAGTACTGTATTGTCAACTGTGAGAAGTGATTATGATCACTCTGTTTCATTGCAGAAAAGGCACGCAATTTTAGAAATACAGCCAACAAATTCTATGAATTATGTTTCTAACACCGAAAAGAGCAAAAATATGattgaaaaaaatgtaatattaaaAGATCTAAGAAGTTCTTTGACAAATGAGTTTGGATTTAACGAATTTACCGATCAAACTGCATCATTAGAAAGCATTGTAGGTGATGTGCATCTTTGGTTTGCGAATTCTAATGGACAATCTACAACGATGACAACATCAATAAAATCTgtagttatttaa